The Winogradskyella schleiferi genome contains the following window.
AAATCTATTGTGTTTCAAAAACGATTACAGTATTATTTTGAAGTTCTACGAGTTTACTCATAAATTCTTTTAAATAAGGATACAATTCTGATGAATAGATAGCTGAATTGAACTTAACTTTAAAATATATCATAAGTTGGTTATTAACGTTTTCAACATTGAATATAAGGTTTCCAGACGCGTTGGGTAGAGAATAATTTAAGGTTGAAGGGATTTCAAGAATTTTTAAGTCTTCATCTAAGTCTATTTTCATAGTATAAATATAAATGTCCTTGTATCCAAAATCGATAGGGTAGGATCTTTCTTGAAGTCTAAAGGGATTTTCATCAAAGAATTTAATGATAAAAGGATTTAGATAAATTTTATTACCAATGAATTCCGGTTCAATTGCAATATCCATCGATTCTTTGAAAGACGATTTTGATTTATCATAATCCTTAACTTCATGATTATCAATAATTATATCTGAATGGGCATTAATTTTTTTCTCAAAATACACCTCAGAGTTCTCATCATACTGTTGCTTCGGTTTGTGAGAATGATATCCTGTGAAACTACTTTCTACTGCGCCTGATAATTTATCATCATTGAATGACGTTATTGCAACTCGATGCCCTCTTGTTGAGAAATTGTCAACATTGATATCTTCCCAATAACTGCCATCTTCAAAACCTATTAATCGACCGTATTGATTTAGTGTTCTAAATGGAATTTCCCCAAAAGACAAATAGGGTTCTGTTGCATCTAAAAAATAATCTTTACCATCTATTGAAGTTTTTAAAATCACATAGTTAAAATCAGTAAGCACAGGGAAAATTTTTGTTGCAAGTCCATTTGCTCTAGTTGAAACTAGGACTGGAAATACTTCAAAACCTTCAATTGTCAATAGATTTTGTAATAATAAATTAATTTCAAAAACGCTACCGACTTTTTCTTTAACCAGAGTTTTGACAGACACATCATAACGCTCCGATTTTCCATTCCATTTATAATTATCCAATACAAATTGATAAATAGCAATAGCTTTATTTAAATCGGCATTCATTGACGAAATAGACTCTGGCAGTATGTTTTTTACAAGACCTTTTTTGCTTATTTGTCTACCAAAATCAGCGTCTGTCTTAAGTTCTTTGTCTACGTCCTCCCATGATTTGGTCAACTTGTCAATTCTTCCATCAAACCCTCTAAAAACACTCAATTCGTATTCTACTCGAGACATATAGTTTAGGGCAGTCGTGGTAAAATCTTCTGGTTTATATGCAGGTATATCTTTCATTATATATTTAGAAATACTACAATCGGCACTTGAGCCATTTCCACCTTCAATACAATGTTTCTCAAGGCTTGTATCATGTGTATCTAAGGGAATACTACCTACAAGTTTTATGTGGTACTCATAGTTGCCTGGAATACTCGTATTATATTCACTATATAAAACAGGATCCGTACTTTGAAAATACCAAGGTTGGAATTTAGTGATAAAGCGAGATTGTGTTTCGTAGCTTATTGTAATAACGCTACCTACCTTTACATTTGGTAACACAAATTTCACTAAAGTATATTTTTCATTCTCTTCTTCAAAAATTGCATCCTTTGTTAATTCCGTTTTTACAATCTCATCATTTTCAAGATTATATGTTGTGCCTTTAATATTTTTGATTTTTTCTTCTGAAGACTTTCCTTTATAAAGCTTTACTTCATAAGCTCCTCTCTTAATACCTTCAGTTCTTAAAATTTTAATTTTTTGCTCGACTTGAACTCTTAACTTAAAAGTTTCACCATCTATAAAACTGTTACCATAATCATATATTACTAATGCATTGGCAGTAGAATCTTTAGGATAAGAGGTGTGTTTTAAATCGCTTTTATAAACTTGCATTGCTACGTTATATTCTTGGGAAAAACCTAAACAAGATATTATTAGTGCAATAATTAATAATCTAAATTTCATTAACTTTTAATTTAAATCTATAATTTTAAGTCTTTTATTTCGTCTCATATAACTTTGTATAATATGCTGTGTATCTCTGTTATTTTCCATTGGCGTAATGAGAGATTTCAAAATTGCCCTATTGTTTATTTGGTGGTTTAAGTCAAAAAAGCCCATACCTTTAAAAATGCCATTCTCAATTAAAAAAACACTTTTTTCTTCAATTGAGCGACCCTTGTCTATAATCAGCATATCTTTTTTATCATAGCTGTATTTTTCTATAAGCGAATGCACTCTTTTATTATAATCATTTACAGACTCTTCATTAATACAAGCACCTTGACATTCTTTAACACCATACTTAAAACAACTAGTTTTTGTCGGTTCTAAACCTGTGAGTTTCTGGCATAAATTGTACTCATCAACCACTTTAAACATGAAATGCTTACCACTGGCTCTAGTACTAAATGTTGTAATAGGAATTTCTTTTTGGTCGGATTTATCGATATGAAGATTTATATAACCATTCTTGTCCGTAAAGCGGTAAAGAGCGTGAGTAAAAATACGTCGTCGCAAAGCTCTGTTGAAAATTGGTGTATTTTTTTTGATTTCTGCACTTTCTTTTAATAGTGCGGCCAATTCACTTCCTGTTTTCTCGTAAGTAACTGTACTTACTAATTTTTGAATCTTCTTAGACTTAGAATTGGTGCCAGTAAAATGTTGAATAATTCGTTTTCTTATATTCTTACTTTTACCAATATAGATAATATCGCCTTCTATATTATGAATATAATAAACGCCTGTATCTGAAGGTAACGCTTCAATAATGGCATTGAGATTAGGCGCAATTTTAGATTTCTGCTCAATCTTAATGGCATCTTTTACAATAACCTTATCTAAATCTTTGTTCAGCAACATTTTGAATAACTTCACAGTTGCCATGGCATCACCATTAGCTCTGTGTCTATCAGCCATAGGAATACCTAATGCACGCGTCAATTTTCCAAGACTATAGGATTCCATATCTGGAAGCAACTGTTGGGAAAGTTCAACGGTACAAAGTGATTTTCGTTTAAAAGGAAAACCTAAACGTTTGAATTCTGTTTTTAGGATCCTGTAATCAAAAGACGAATTATGAGCCACAATGATGCAATCTTCAGTGATTTCCACGATGCGTTTTGCCACCTCATAAAATTTTGGTGCATTTTTCAGCATGCTGGAATTAATACCTGTAAGGTTAACTACAAAAGGTTGAATTTCGCGTTCTGGATTTACTAAGGAAATAAATTGATCGGTTACCTTATGACCATCAAATTGATAGATTGCAATTTCCGTGATACCTTCTTCATTGAACTTGCCACCTGTGGTTTCTATGTCTAGTATTGCGTAGATACTGTTTATTGTTTAGTTGTTTCCCCATTGTCCTGCGGACATTTCCCCAAATGGGAAAATTAGGAATGTTTAATAATGCATGTAATCATAATTTAGTTTTAAAGTCGATGGCACAAACTGAAACTATTTTTTTTATTCATAATAGAGCTAACTGAAAACTTCGACCCGCCCGAACGTGCCTTTCCGGCATGGGCAGGCTGCGACTGAAAACTAATTTCTCGCTCCAAATATACTACTTCCTAAACGAATCATTGTACTTCCGCAGTCAATTGCCAATTGATAATCGCCACTCATTCCCATACTTATAGTTTTGAGTTCAGGTTGTAATGATTTAAGTTCTGTAAATGTGTGTTTTAGGAATTTGAATTCTTTTTCAACCTGATTCATATTGTCCGTAAAAGTTGCCATTCCCATTACACCGACGATCTTAATATTTTTTAATTCTGAGATTTTTTCAGATTGCAATAGGGAAGTAGCATCATCAGCAGACATACCAAATTTACTATCTTCTTCCGCAATTTTAATTTGAAGCAAACAGTTGATAACTCTATCGTGTTTTTTAGCTTGCTTGTTAATTTCCTTTAATAACTTGAAACTATCCACACCATGAATTAAGTTGACAAATTCTGCCATGTATTTTACTTTATTGCGCTGAACATGGCCAATCATGTGCCATTCAATGTCTTTTGGCATTTCTTCATACTTTTCAACCATTTCTTGGATTTTATTCTCTCCAAAAATACGTTGACCAGTATTATAGGCTTCCATTAAATCGCTTACAGGTTTCGTTTTAGAAACTGCCACTAATGTGACGCTTTCTGGTATGGTGGATTTTATTTCTTTTAAGTTTTGTTCTATGTTCATCTTTGATCTTTGTCGTTAAGTTGTTTGTTGTTAAGTTTTACGACTCAACAAAAAACGAATCAATATTTATTAATATTCATAAATCGTAATTCCACTCCTCAATTTAGGTAAAATATAAGTACTTTTTGGTGGCATTCGTAAACCTTCGTCTGCAATCTGTTTCATTTGTTCCACATTTGAAGGACACATTCCGAAGCCAACCGTAAATTCGCCACTATCCACGCTGCTTTTTATTGTGACCATTTCGTGTTGACCGTTAACATAAGAAATTCGATTGTCTTTTCTTAAATCGTTAATACCTAAAATCGGTTGAAGGATGGTTTTGTAAAGTACTTGGGCATCAAGCTGGTCTAAGGCGGTTTTAAATTCGTACGCTGTTTTTCGTAGGTAAAGGGAATAAAACTCGCCATCTAAATACATACTAAAATGATGTGGTTTTGATGGATTGTAAGGTATCATGCCTCTATTTTCAATACGATAAAATTCGTCTAACTTAATTAAAAATTCTTCTTTGGTCAAACCATTTAAGTCTTTTATCAGTCGGTTGAACTCATGAATGACCAAATCGGATTCTGGAATTAAATAAGACATAAAAAAGTTGTAAGATTCAACGCCAGTATGATTCGGGTTTTTTGCCCTTTCATCTTTATATAACAAATAAGACGATGCTGACCTGTGATGACCATCTGCAATATAAACTTTATTCATTTTATTGAATTCCTCTTGAATAATCGCAATGGTTTCATCTTTATCTATTTTCCATAAATAATGTGTGTCTCTGTAGGTCATGGTAAATTCAAACTCGGCATAGCCTTTTTGCGTTTCCCTAATAATTTCAGCAATCGTTGCATTATCAGGATAGGTTAGGAGTACAGGCTCTGCATTAAAACCTACCGTTTGTATATAGGTTTTGAAGGTTTCTTCGCGTTTCGCAATAGTATCTTCATGCTTTTTGATGATATCATTTTCGTAATCCTCAGCACTTGTAGCAGCGATGATTCCGTTAAATTTCTGTCCCAGTCGATTCACAATTTTATACACATAGAACGAAGGCTTTTCATCTTGAATAAAAATACCGTCTTCCTTAAATTCCAAATACCGATTCTTTACCAACCGATAACGTTCTTCTCCTTTAACTTCTTGATCGTATTTATAACCAGGATTCACAATATGAAGAAAACTGTAGGGATTATAAGCCATTCTGGATTCGCGCTCGTCTAAAGTATAACTCTGATAAGGACGTGAGGCCACAAGACCGACGATAGCTCTGGTTGGTTTTACAGCTTTGAATGGGATTATTTTTGGCATGTTGTTGGTTTCAAGTAAAAAGTGTCGAGTGTAAAGTATAAAGTGTTAAATATTTCAGTTTTAACTACGAGCTTTTTGAACCAAATTTCTCAGGATTTAATATCATATAGTTTAGTAGATTTGCTATTTCAGTTGATTCTTTATATAATTCATTGTATTGCTCTTTTGAAAGATAATTACAGGCAAGTGCAAATTCTAGCCAAGTTTGAGTTTCGCCATTTTCTGCATCACAATCGGTTAATTTGCTCGTAAAATGTTTTGGATATCGGCGTTTTCTATAAGCTTCTGCTAAATTAGCACAAACACTTCGTGATGATCGTCTTATTTGATCAGTAAGTGAGTATGTTTTTTCTTTTGGAAATCCTTTTGAAAGATGAAAAATATCCATCGACAATTTAAAACTTTTTTTATATGCGATTAAATCCTGTACTTTCATCTAATTCTTTTTAATTAAGCGTATTTACTCCACACTCCACACTCCACACTCCACACTCCACACTTTTTACTTAGAAAATTGCTTAGCAATTTTATCAGCTTTCCGACTCTCAGAATAATCATAAAAACCCTCTCCTGATTTCACACCTAATTTTCCTGCCATTACCATATTCACTAACAACGGACATGGCGCATATTTCGGATTTTTAAAACCATCGTACATCACATTCAAAATGGATAAACATACATCTAAACCAATAAAATCGGCTAGTTGTAAAGGACCCATGGGATGTGCCATGCCTAATTTCATAACCGTATCGATTTCTTCAACACCCGCAACGCCATTGTAAAGTGTTTCAATAGATTCGTTAATCATTGGCATTAAGATTCTATTGGCAACAAAACCTGGATAATCATTCACTTCTGTTGGGGTTTTACCTAAAGTTTTAGATAATTCCATGATGGTAGAAGTCACTTCATCACTTGTACTATAACCACGAATAATCTCCACCAATTTCATTATCGGCACAGGATTCATAAAGTGCATTCCGATTACTTTTTCCGGTCGTGATGTTACCGCTGCAATTTGAGTTATTGAAATTGAAGATGTATTGGTTGCTAAAATGGTGTCTTCATTGCAAACTTCATTTAACTGCTTAAAAATTTTAAGTTTTAAATCAAGATTTTCAGTTGCTGCTTCCACAACTAAGTCTGCATTTTTAACACCTTCTTCTGTATTTGTAAATGTTTTGATGTTGCCTAAAGTATCCGATTTATCGGCTTCGCTAATTTTTTCTTTAGCAACCATTCTATCTAAATTTCTGGAAATGGTATCCATGCCTCGTTTCAGAGACGCTTCGCTAATATCAATTAATTGAACTTTAAATCCTGATTGTGCAAAGGTATGGGCAATTCCATTTCCCATAGTTCCTGCACCTATTACTGCTATGTTTTTCATATCCTATCCTTAATCCTTTCCGAAGGAAAGGAAACTGTTATGTTAATATATTCGATTGTTTTTTTCTAGAGTTTGAGTGTTTTTCCCTTAGGGAAAAAGTCAAAAAGGGACTAAAACTGATTAATAATCATATTCGCAACCCTTAATGCTTCCGTGCCATCATGCAACGTTACAATTGG
Protein-coding sequences here:
- a CDS encoding four helix bundle protein, whose translation is MKVQDLIAYKKSFKLSMDIFHLSKGFPKEKTYSLTDQIRRSSRSVCANLAEAYRKRRYPKHFTSKLTDCDAENGETQTWLEFALACNYLSKEQYNELYKESTEIANLLNYMILNPEKFGSKSS
- a CDS encoding DUF1015 domain-containing protein; amino-acid sequence: MPKIIPFKAVKPTRAIVGLVASRPYQSYTLDERESRMAYNPYSFLHIVNPGYKYDQEVKGEERYRLVKNRYLEFKEDGIFIQDEKPSFYVYKIVNRLGQKFNGIIAATSAEDYENDIIKKHEDTIAKREETFKTYIQTVGFNAEPVLLTYPDNATIAEIIRETQKGYAEFEFTMTYRDTHYLWKIDKDETIAIIQEEFNKMNKVYIADGHHRSASSYLLYKDERAKNPNHTGVESYNFFMSYLIPESDLVIHEFNRLIKDLNGLTKEEFLIKLDEFYRIENRGMIPYNPSKPHHFSMYLDGEFYSLYLRKTAYEFKTALDQLDAQVLYKTILQPILGINDLRKDNRISYVNGQHEMVTIKSSVDSGEFTVGFGMCPSNVEQMKQIADEGLRMPPKSTYILPKLRSGITIYEY
- a CDS encoding exonuclease domain-containing protein — translated: MYAILDIETTGGKFNEEGITEIAIYQFDGHKVTDQFISLVNPEREIQPFVVNLTGINSSMLKNAPKFYEVAKRIVEITEDCIIVAHNSSFDYRILKTEFKRLGFPFKRKSLCTVELSQQLLPDMESYSLGKLTRALGIPMADRHRANGDAMATVKLFKMLLNKDLDKVIVKDAIKIEQKSKIAPNLNAIIEALPSDTGVYYIHNIEGDIIYIGKSKNIRKRIIQHFTGTNSKSKKIQKLVSTVTYEKTGSELAALLKESAEIKKNTPIFNRALRRRIFTHALYRFTDKNGYINLHIDKSDQKEIPITTFSTRASGKHFMFKVVDEYNLCQKLTGLEPTKTSCFKYGVKECQGACINEESVNDYNKRVHSLIEKYSYDKKDMLIIDKGRSIEEKSVFLIENGIFKGMGFFDLNHQINNRAILKSLITPMENNRDTQHIIQSYMRRNKRLKIIDLN
- a CDS encoding DUF3857 domain-containing protein yields the protein MKFRLLIIALIISCLGFSQEYNVAMQVYKSDLKHTSYPKDSTANALVIYDYGNSFIDGETFKLRVQVEQKIKILRTEGIKRGAYEVKLYKGKSSEEKIKNIKGTTYNLENDEIVKTELTKDAIFEEENEKYTLVKFVLPNVKVGSVITISYETQSRFITKFQPWYFQSTDPVLYSEYNTSIPGNYEYHIKLVGSIPLDTHDTSLEKHCIEGGNGSSADCSISKYIMKDIPAYKPEDFTTTALNYMSRVEYELSVFRGFDGRIDKLTKSWEDVDKELKTDADFGRQISKKGLVKNILPESISSMNADLNKAIAIYQFVLDNYKWNGKSERYDVSVKTLVKEKVGSVFEINLLLQNLLTIEGFEVFPVLVSTRANGLATKIFPVLTDFNYVILKTSIDGKDYFLDATEPYLSFGEIPFRTLNQYGRLIGFEDGSYWEDINVDNFSTRGHRVAITSFNDDKLSGAVESSFTGYHSHKPKQQYDENSEVYFEKKINAHSDIIIDNHEVKDYDKSKSSFKESMDIAIEPEFIGNKIYLNPFIIKFFDENPFRLQERSYPIDFGYKDIYIYTMKIDLDEDLKILEIPSTLNYSLPNASGNLIFNVENVNNQLMIYFKVKFNSAIYSSELYPYLKEFMSKLVELQNNTVIVFETQ
- a CDS encoding 3-hydroxyacyl-CoA dehydrogenase family protein, with amino-acid sequence MKNIAVIGAGTMGNGIAHTFAQSGFKVQLIDISEASLKRGMDTISRNLDRMVAKEKISEADKSDTLGNIKTFTNTEEGVKNADLVVEAATENLDLKLKIFKQLNEVCNEDTILATNTSSISITQIAAVTSRPEKVIGMHFMNPVPIMKLVEIIRGYSTSDEVTSTIMELSKTLGKTPTEVNDYPGFVANRILMPMINESIETLYNGVAGVEEIDTVMKLGMAHPMGPLQLADFIGLDVCLSILNVMYDGFKNPKYAPCPLLVNMVMAGKLGVKSGEGFYDYSESRKADKIAKQFSK
- a CDS encoding YggS family pyridoxal phosphate-dependent enzyme, producing the protein MNIEQNLKEIKSTIPESVTLVAVSKTKPVSDLMEAYNTGQRIFGENKIQEMVEKYEEMPKDIEWHMIGHVQRNKVKYMAEFVNLIHGVDSFKLLKEINKQAKKHDRVINCLLQIKIAEEDSKFGMSADDATSLLQSEKISELKNIKIVGVMGMATFTDNMNQVEKEFKFLKHTFTELKSLQPELKTISMGMSGDYQLAIDCGSTMIRLGSSIFGARN